A stretch of Arachis hypogaea cultivar Tifrunner chromosome 15, arahy.Tifrunner.gnm2.J5K5, whole genome shotgun sequence DNA encodes these proteins:
- the LOC140179083 gene encoding zinc finger BED domain-containing protein RICESLEEPER 2-like gives MAIGTLLDPRYKMYLLNFFFRKIYGETEACVVIGQVKRVVQDLVLEYATKGRERDQAAQLDMPPPPSIPSSLKGRKFSHEDWQADFAAHVSEESTFIELKSELNYYLEERPVPQTEHDFDILNWWKSNGANFPTLQAIARDFLAIPISTVASESSFSMGGRFVTPHRSRLRPDTLEALMCNQDWLWNELGTTTNIGFECYTIHNIEGDVDIRFK, from the exons ATGGCTATTGGGACTCTTTTGGATCCTAGGTACAagatgtatttattaaatttcttTTTTCGTAAAATATATGGTGAGACAGAGGCATGTGTTGTAATTGGTCAAGTGAAAAGGGTAGTGCAAGATTTAGTTTTAGAATATGCAacaaaaggaagagagagagaccaAGCTGCTCAATTAGATATGCCGCCACCACCATCAATTCCTTCAAGTTTAAAGGGGAGGAAGTTCAGTCATGAGGATTGGCAAGCTGATTTTGCTGCACATGTAAGTGAGGAATCCacatttattgaattaaagagtGAGTTGAATTATTATCTTGAAGAGAGACCGGTACCACAAACTGAACATGATTTTGATATCTTAAATTGGTGGAAGTCAAATGGAGCGAATTTTCCTACTTTGCAAGCTATTGCTAGAGATTTTTTGGCGATTCCTATCTCTACCGTTGCCTCTGAATCTTCATTTAGTATGGGTGGTCGATTTGTTACGCCACATCGTAGTAGGTTGCGTCCGGACACATTAGAGGCTCTAATGTGTAATCAAGATTGGCTTTGGAATGAACTTGGCACTACAACTAACATAGGATTTGAGTGCTACACAATTCATAACATTGAAGGAGATGTTGACATAA GATTCAAGTAA